One Nymphaea colorata isolate Beijing-Zhang1983 chromosome 12, ASM883128v2, whole genome shotgun sequence genomic window, CAGAATCAGGAACAGTGGTAGAAGGCCCAGCACCATTGAGAAAAGGCGCCCTTCTCGCGTGATCACTCGTGATACATTATGTCACAATGGATTCTTTTAGCCGAACTCAACGTCAACTATTCATTTATTACGGCCAAAAATCCGTgtcaaagatcagaaatttGATTGTGCAGATCTTTATTTTAGTATCAGTTTTTCATTTGTTACGCCGAGAAACCATGTCAACGATCAGAACTTTGGTTCTGTTGATCTTTACTCGCGAACCTGCATTCGCCGGTGGTATGATATGCGACCGCTGCCTTTGGCCAGCAGGGAGCCTCTGAATTCCATGCTACGAAGCAAACTGGTCCGATTTGAATAGCAGATACACTGACGAAATCagattcaagaagaaaaaactgattAAAATGCAACCTCCTTGCATTCCTGAGATGGGCACTCCTTTAGATTCTTGTTGAACTTGTTTTACAGCCATCCATATGCTTGTTATTGCTGCGTGTTCTCTGAGACATACATTCAAAACATATATTCGTTCAGTTTCACTCTGTTTAAATGGACCCCGCTGGAGAATGTGAGTCCAATTAAATCACATGATTCAACTCAATAGCTGGTTTTCGAGAATCCTTGGGAGATTCGGATGATATCTCATGGGATGAAGGCATCAATATCGCCTTCAAACACGAGGTGTGATAGATGAACACTTACTGATCAACAGCAATTGATACCGAGTCACTTAACTatgaagaaatgacattctTAATATGCAGAATGAGATTCGAAGGAAAACACATAATGAGGAGTTTGAAGTTTTGCTTTTGTTAGCTTCAAATGGTTTCCTACTAGAGTTAAAATTCACTCTTAATCTGATTTGTTAATCGGATTCCGATTCGACCTACAacgtttttttcctttttttttattgaagaataGAAACCTCGCTGATCTGGTTTCTAGCCACCGTATTGATAATCAGCGCTctggttttcagttttcacttgCCACTTCTGTAATCATCATTCTGCACGAAGATTCCATCTTTCCTGTATGAAACAAAGTAACAGATAACCCATCTTCAGGCAGGGGAGCCTCCTGGTTAGCTTGCGGATGGGACACCCAGGCGGGTAGAGCCAACACATTTAATTATAACTCGTTTACAATTTAACTATTGAAATTGCCCATTTTTAGAATAtcacaggaaaaggaaaaaaaagggcaTAAAAAGACTTGGAAAAACATTCCTCATCTCATACAAAGCAAAAGCAAAGCCGGTCAGCCCCAAACTACACACATACACAACTTCTCTCATCTTTGAATGTAAAAAGCAGAGCATTTTTTCGAACACCAAGAGTCAATAGAGGGAACTCTGATGCTGATCGTTCCAAACATGCTTCATACTCTGAGGATGACTCTATTGTTTCTAAGGAATAAAGGTTGGTACGATGGTCCAAATGCCATTATCAAAATATTATACAAAACTGTTCATACTTGCTCCAAGATCGAAACTGAAAATCTTATACCTCGAAAATAAATGTTAGCAGTATACACCAAATAAAGATAATCGTTTGTGCATTATAGAAGGGGAAAAGAGTGGAACTGCATATCATAAGACTGGTGGCAGTGAGACCCATGTGATGCATGAAGACTGCGTGCATGACTAGGATCACCATTTTCTGATTAAGCTcaatattttcaaatgtttaagaaaatcagaaaaaataaaacagttcaAAGACACTGAGTATGAGAACTATTATTTGAATAAAGCTACGAATCTCTATATATCGATTAGGGAATAGCTAGACTAACAGAATTGATATTGATCAACGAATAGCTGGACTACGAAAATATGTCCAACCACTTTGACATTGTTTCAATAGATTCTCTTTTTGTACCGCACTAAGTCACCAACAAAAAAGATACATGTAATTGTCAGTGTAAATGTGCTGAAGCATGCATCATTTTGACAGATAAGGCTTCAATGggcctaaaaagaaaaaaattcaggaCATAGCGATCTACTTACAaaggcaaagtaaaacatctaCAATGCATTTTCAACGGTTCACAAAGCTGTATCTAGAATCAACATAACTTTCAACCTGCCACAAATATGAGCCAAATGCCACTGCCTCTAACACAAGATTAGTTAACCCTGCAAatgttaatccaatcagttcaTCGTTGGATGTATCAAGAGTTCCATCTTCTGCAATTTTGATATCAGGCCTCCCAAAAAGAGCTTGTGTCTGCTTTTCGATTATGGAAACTGCAGCTTTGGACCTTATAGTTGCATAACGTTGTAAGGTGTCCCCATCGAGATGTGTAACATATGACCTTaatttatatgcattttttaccTCATTCGGATCTGAAGTGCCATGATATCCCTCATAGTCATCCCCTATAGAGGCCTGAAACCATGAAGTCACATCCCATATCTCATCGTTGGGCAACACGTTTTCAGAAGGCATACTCTCTTCTTCGATGTGCTTAGGAAGAGTTTCCATAGACTGTTCAAGCTGAAACCGCTCGTCCACACGTTTGAGGAAGTAACCATACATGATGGAAGCAGCATAGAGCTTTCCAACTCTCAGCTTGCTTATCTGAACTACAGAATCTAGAGGGTCGGGGAATTGGCTGCCACCCAGAACAAGAGAGAGGTGGCTCTCAATCATCTCGTAAGCTTCCATAGAATGGATGGACATAAGCTTCTGCTCCTGATATGGCCATATATCGACCTTACCAAGAGGATCTGATGATGGTGAAATTGTTGGAATCAATGAGATATTTGCATCCATGAACCTATGAACAACTAGAGCATATATTATCTCCTCCAAAGATGCTTGCATTTCCTTAGCCTTGACTTCAGCTATTCGCCTATCAAAATGAAGTAAAGCTTGTTAAAGTTAGGTTTATCATTCCATAACAATTTTAACACATCTGAGGTGGGAAATTTACACTAACCCTAGCATGCAACTTGCAGAAACGAAGCAACATGACAAACTACAGGCTGTAGAGTAATAGGTAGAGAATGAAATCTTGGTCCAATTTGAGACTAAAAGGCCAAGGTGTATCTGCAAAAACTGATCAATTGAAGTGCATAACTACTCAAAAGTCTTATATGGTTCCAGCTTGTGTGAGTTACTCCAAGCAAGTGCATGTACAACTTCAAGGAGCTTGAGCATGGGTCATTCAAAACCAGTTtgagaatgaaaaatgaaaaacaagctGAGATCAACATACTTTCTTAAGCTGTTAACATTTGCATGAAAACGAACTCCTAGGAGCTTTCATCAAGATGGAAGAGCAAAAACAATACTTGAatccaatgttataaaaggcgtagcgtatcgcgtatcggtcgggccaaCCTATATGCCGTATCGTAAGTATTGTAAACGGagcgtaacgtatcgtaaaattaatttttaaatttttaaaaatagttaaaaattagggaaaaaaaagacaaaaatccttaaaaatctgaaaaatgaacaaaaaatcagaaatcaagaaaaataaaaaatgtattcaaatataaaaaagatcatcatacataaggaacattcatgtgtatactatcaacaacacattcaaaaataagaaatcaaatattcaaattaacaCAATAAGGCATaaacatccatcacaattttaaacttgaaaattttataaaattttaggacttagagtcttaagacttggagttttaggacttagattacatcacaattttataagttcaaacgTACAGTCATCCTCTTTCACGATTCAACGATGATATctcccaaattgatgaatcctcggttaatttatatgaaaataggcaaaatctctccctcctatgtctattggagtctttaaatacaagaaaagagagagggaggagtgtttaaacttttaaaaaataacgaATTTTATGATTTCtcccgtattgtacgatacgggggtgtatcgcccgtatcgtacgatatggtgCCTGTATCTCACGATATGTGCGATACACGTGCGATACGCACGTGTATCGCAAATTTATGGCATACCGTATCGTTCATCTTAATACAGACGatacatatcgtacgatacggaaaACATTGCTTGaatctacaatttttttcacatttcccAGAAGTACTTCAGGGTAAGCACCAGCATATAACTCACAATTAAAAAGAACCTCTTTGcttcttattttaatttaattactTAGTCATGGACGTTATGAAGCATATGTTTCTATGAGAACATTGACGTTAATGATCCTTTAAAAATAGCTCCAAACTTGAGGTTGGCTAGTTAAAAGGATAAGTTAGATCCAAGTCAAACACATCCTCATGAGAAGTCCAGCTAGTCACCTATAGAATTCATTCAACTATTTAAACAAGCCGTCACAGAAGCTTTTTGTTTCTGGATCACATATACAGCAATAAGAAACCACAACCTGGATGGATATTTATCAGATTAAAGATGATTATGGATGCTCTCACCAATACTTTGTGCTTCAATTAACTACTATAAGGAATAAGGAATAAATGAAACATCTATAACTTTGGACACAATCTCTTCATTCCTGTTCAATGATCTGACAGAGCAGCATTGATGAAACAAGTAAACTCTACATCATTCTCATGCACCATTTCACAGATTTGACTTTTGTAAATAAGCCTCTCTATGGACATGGAAACTTTACCTACTCAATCTAGTACTGTGTGATTACAGTTAATGATGGGCAAAATATAAGGCAGTTATTTGCTTCCAATACTTTCTAGTATAGCTGTATAGGTTTAGTAAATTATTCCATCCTCATGTTAATTGTCTGAGTCaatgtattaaaaaaaaggagaaaaataacaGCCACGGCTGGGAACAACTAGGATGTTACAGAACAGAAAACATGGAGCACAGTATCAGCATAACATTGGGAGAACTACTAAAGGAAATAAGCAGCTTGCTTAGGttagagagagaaggggaggggGGGAGTAGAATTTGgagcaaaaaattaagaagtttAAATAAATCAGATGTCAGAACATGCTAACTTAACTAGGATGCTTGGCCACTTCCACATGCAAACTTCATTGTTTAAACAATAGACATAAAATTTGCAGTCAAAGAGCAAAAAAGTAGATATCAACGTCCACTTTTTATatctaaaaatccaaaacatTTGGAATTACGAGgcaaataaaaataatcaaatccTGGAACTTCTTGTGATTACTgagcaaaataaaattaaaaatgaaagatc contains:
- the LOC116265198 gene encoding UV-B-induced protein At3g17800, chloroplastic, whose amino-acid sequence is MQSSGLLSDGPVISPAAYAYRSLDFRQIPPLLEPKSWLSGGMLKVRHAFGLQSLGVRTQGYRLKIWTTKACMNSSEDTKRVAPLQLESSVGQFLSQILQNHPHLLTAAVDQQLERLQEDRDAQAKDSVAAADVLYKRIAEVKAKEMQASLEEIIYALVVHRFMDANISLIPTISPSSDPLGKVDIWPYQEQKLMSIHSMEAYEMIESHLSLVLGGSQFPDPLDSVVQISKLRVGKLYAASIMYGYFLKRVDERFQLEQSMETLPKHIEEESMPSENVLPNDEIWDVTSWFQASIGDDYEGYHGTSDPNEVKNAYKLRSYVTHLDGDTLQRYATIRSKAAVSIIEKQTQALFGRPDIKIAEDGTLDTSNDELIGLTFAGLTNLVLEAVAFGSYLWQVESYVDSRYSFVNR